A genome region from Pan troglodytes isolate AG18354 chromosome 3, NHGRI_mPanTro3-v2.0_pri, whole genome shotgun sequence includes the following:
- the CXCL13 gene encoding C-X-C motif chemokine 13, whose translation MKFISTSLLLMLLISSLSPVQGVLEVYYTSLRCRCVQESSVFIPRRFIDRIQILPRGNGCPRKEIIVWKKNKSIVCVDPQAEWIQRMMEVLRKRSSSTLPVPVFKRKIP comes from the exons ATGAAGTTCATCTCGACATCTCTGCTTCTCATGCTGCTGATCAGCAGCCTCTCTCCAGTCCAAG GTGTTCTGGAGGTCTATTACACAAGCTTGAGGTGTAGATGTGTCCAAGAGAGCTCAGTCTTTATCCCTAGACGCTTCATTGATCGAATTCAAATCTTGCCCCGTGGGAATGGTTGTCCAAGAAAAGAAATCAT AGTCTGGAAGAAGAACAAGTCAATTGTGTGTGTGGACCCTCAAGCTGAATGGATACAAAGAATGATGGAAGTATTGAGAAA AAGAAGTTCTTCAACTCTACCAGTTCCAGTGTTTAAGAGAAAGATTCCCTGA